From a region of the Panthera uncia isolate 11264 chromosome B1, Puncia_PCG_1.0, whole genome shotgun sequence genome:
- the SOWAHB gene encoding ankyrin repeat domain-containing protein SOWAHB, with protein MARELSQEALLDFLCQAGGRVTNAALLGHFKSFLRDPDAPPSQHQRRRELFKGFVNSVAAVRQDPDGTKYVVLKRRYRDLLGEEGLQRPRDPPAAAAPAGRAAPCSPQGARQRDPPPQPPRRRRHEKGPEEEPAGAAAPAAHAGCNGLTASRTREAARGGGGRRGGSGHRAGARCAAVETQGRCCWECHQNSLEGLPGEQVLGAVPDPATATAGNKPARVPLARDDREPPGQQPEGLPAEHAPVPTAPCSPPATVEAAGSGAWPPPLLSLPTSPADQPELLTPSSLHYSILQQQQQRTWEWVARHPQIPKARNQGPIRAWSVLPDNFPQIPSEPNLCVPEPDSEPLDPSLSSHSLLPVVPESSPQNPPLTIFRSIRSQLSLQDLDDFVDQESHGSEESSSGPKESPGGSEEGLQVTLGTPDWRKLRDPAGGLSPKEGSPSRSPQGLRNRGDGHTSQQVSTKANGLVGHPQESFPWPTPKLRRALRRSSQAGRAKLSSSDEECLEQDLLKRTRRPPRSRKPSKAGAVSSPRVDAALTPQPADIKAAAAEWRPHTPWAEGGEESAALVPHRPEHKSSLVPLDAREHEWIVKLASGSWIHVLTLFWEDPQLALHKDFLTGYTALHWIAKHGDLRALQDFVSSAQKAGVTLDVNVKSSCGYTPLHLAAIHGHQGVIKVLVQRLASRVNVRDSSGKKPWQYLTSNTSGEVWQLLEAPRGRPIFPVYPLVRSSSPTRKAKSREISRNITRKSSFAALLKSQHSKWKLANQYEKFPNPREREEYSD; from the coding sequence ATGGCCCGAGAGTTGAGCCAGGAGGCACTACTGGATTTTCTGTGCCAGGCTGGAGGAAGAGTGACCAACGCCGCCTTGCTGGGCCACTTCAAGAGCTTTCTCCGAGACCCCGACGCGCCCCCCAGCCAACACCAGCGCCGCCGCGAGCTCTTCAAGGGCTTCGTCAACTCGGTAGCCGCAGTGCGCCAGGACCCCGACGGCACCAAGTATGTGGTGCTCAAGAGGAGGTACAGGGAccttttgggggaggaggggctgcagcGACCCCGCGACCCGCCCGCTGCCGCCGCCCCTGCAGGGAGAGCTGCTCCCTGTTCCCCGCAAGGCGCGCGCCAAAGGGatccgccgccgcagccgcccaGGAGGCGGCGGCACGAGAAGGGGCCAGAGGAGGAGCCAGCAGGTGCCGCAGCCCCAGCCGCCCACGCAGGTTGTAATGGACTCACCGCCAGCCGCACCCGGGAGGCAGCCCGGGGAGGCggcgggcggaggggcggctctgGCCACAGGGCCGGAGCGAGGTGCGCGGCTGTGGAGACGCAGGGCCGCTGCTGCTGGGAATGCCACCAAAACAGCCTGGAGGGACTCCCGGGCGAGCAGGTGCTCGGCGCAGTCCCAGAccccgccaccgccaccgccggGAACAAGCCGGCGCGTGTCCCGCTGGCCCGGGATGATCGCGAGCCTCCCGGGCAGCAGCCGGAAGGTTTGCCCGCTGAGCACGCACCGGTGCCCACAGCGCCCTGCTCTCCTCCTGCAACCGTCGAGGCTGCTGGAAGTGGGGCTTGGCCGcctcctctcctgtccctccctaCTTCCCCTGCAGACCAGCCAGAGCTGCTGACCCCGAGCTCTCTGCATTATTCCATcctgcagcagcagcaacagcgcACTTGGGAATGGGTGGCCAGACATCCCCAGATACCCAAGGCCCGGAACCAAGGACCCATCAGAGCCTGGTCAGTGCTGCCGGACAATTTCCCCCAGATACCATCTGAGCCCAACCTCTGTGTCCCAGAACCTGACTCAGAGCCTCTAGACCCCTCTCTTTcatctcattctctccttcctgttgTTCCGGAATCCAGTCCCCAGAATCCTCCATTGACAATCTTTCGTAGCATTCGTAGTCAGCTGTCCCTCCAAGATCTGGATGACTTTGTGGACCAAGAGAGCCATGGCAGCGAAGAGAGCAGCAGTGGGCCCAAAGAGTCCCCAGGGGGTTCTGAAGAGGGGCTGCAAGTTACCCTGGGAACCCCAGATTGGAGAAAGCTCAGGGATCCAGCTGGGGGCCTTTCTCCAAAAGAGGGCAGCCCCAGCAGGAGCCCTCAGGGCCTCAGAAACAGAGGGGATGGTCACACCTCTCAGCAGGTCTCGACAAAGGCTAATGGCCTTGTAGGCCACCCCCAGGAGTCTTTTCCCTGGCCAACTCCCAAGTTAAGGAGAGCCCTCAGGAGGAGCTCACAGGCAGGGAGAGCCAAATTGTCTTCTTCCGATGAGGAGTGTCTTGAGCAGGACTTGCTGAAAAGGACTCGTCGCCCACCACGGTCCAGGAAACCCTCCAAGGCAGGAGCAGTGTCCAGCCCAAGAGTGGATGCTGCTTTGACACCACAACCTGCAGACATTAAGGCTGCTGCTGCTGAGTGGCGTCCTCACACCCCCTGGGCCGAGGGTGGGGAGGAATCTGCAGCCTTGGTCCCGCACAGACCTGAGCACAAGTCATCTCTGGTCCCCCTAGATGCCAGGGAGCATGAATGGATCGTGAAGCTTGCCAGTGGCTCTTGGATTCACGTGTTGACTTTGTTTTGGGAGGACCCCCAGCTGGCTCTGCACAAAGACTTCTTGACTGGGTACACGGCCTTGCACTGGATAGCCAAACATGGTGACCTCAGGGCCCTTCAGGACTTTGTCTCTAGTGCACAGAAAGCTGGGGTTACTCTTGATGTAAATGTGAAGTCCAGTTGTGGATATACCCCTCTGCACCTTGCAGCCATTCACGGCCACCAGGGGGTCATCAAAGTGCTAGTGCAGAGGTTGGCTTCTCGGGTCAATGTCCGGGACAGCAGTGGGAAGAAGCCATGGCAGTATCTGACCAGTAATACCTCTGGGGAGGTATGGCAGCTACTGGAAGCCCCTCGGGGAAGGCCCATTTTTCCTGTCTATCCTTTAGTCCGAAGCTCTTCCCCCACCAGGAAGGCCAAGAGCCGGGAAATATCTAGAAATATCACCCGGAAGTCTTCCTTTGCTGCACTACTCAAAAGTCAGCACAGCAAATGGAAATTGGCCAACCAGTATGAGAAATTCCCCAAtccaagggaaagagaagagtacAGTGACTGA